ACTCCGCTGGCGTCGACTACCTCATCGAGGGCATCGACGAGACCACCGTCATCTTCGACGGTGGCGGCAGCGGCTACTCCGCCGAGCAGGACAAGAAGGTCGTACAGGAAGTCGGCGAGCTGGGCCTCCTGAAGATCAAGGAGATCCGCGACGCCTGGCTGGCCGCCCGGCGTGCCGAGGAGGCCGGCCGTCGCTGGTACAACAACAGCGACACGCCCGACCCGAAGTACGCGCAGATCCTGACCATGCCGGTCATCGCGGCCATTGGCCCTGAGGAGCTGCGCGGCGGCCCCACCCCGGACTGGATGAAGTCGGCGGGCGCTGTCGTCAAGCCGACCATGGAACCGGGCATCTCCGCGTTCGGTTCGCCGACCATGGCGCCGGGCATCGCACCCAGCGGCCACTCGTAGGCCCCAGGCCTACAACGCCCTCGAAGAGGGTTTTCACAGCACTACGTTGTGGAAGCCCCTTCGGGGGCCTTTCACTTTCTTATCCCTATTACCATAAGCTGTTATACTGCAACCATGGAACTGTTTAATCAAATCCTATTCGGTGGGCTAGCTATGGCTGCCGGCGTGGCGATGGTTAAGTACAGCTTTTGGCTAACCAATCAAACCGGTAGCATCGGCACCGTTGAGCGCTACATGGGTGCCGGCTCAACCTATACCTTTTATAAAATACTGGGAATTATCGTAATTATCGGTGGCCTGTTTTACATGACCGGCATGCTCACCCCAATTATGGAGTGGCTATTCGCTCCGCTAGCTCCAATATTTGCGCCGTTTAGGGGCCAAAACGGCTCGTAAAGCCGTCTCCTACCGGCGGCGATGGTGCCGTAATTTAACCGCATGCAGCCTGGCCAGGTTGCGCTCAACCAAGTGATGAGTGGCGCGAATATCCGACTCTTCTTTATGAGTCTCTAAGGCAGCCTTGGCCTCGGCCAACGCCTGATGCGCCCGGTGTTCATCAATGCTATCGACGTGCTCAGCGGTTTCGGCACTAACCTCAACCGTGTCGCCGTCAACCCGCAACAGCCCGCCGCCGACGGCAAAATGATCATGCTCATCAGAGTCTTTACGGGCAGTAACATGAACCACCCCCGGGCGCAGCGAAATCACCAAGCTGGTGTGGCCCGGCATGATCGAAACATCGCCCTCAACCGTAGGCACAACCAACTCATACACCTCGCTATCGAGCAAAACTCCTTCGGGTGAAATCAAGCGGGCTAGCACGCCTTAGTCCTCTTTTGACTCTTTTTGATGAGCCGCTACCACATCATCGATGGTGCCTTTCATGTAGAAAGTTCCCTCGGCAATATCGTCGTGCTTACCTTCGATGATCTCCTTGCAGCCGCGAATGGTATCAGCGCGGCTGACGTATGAACCAGGGATGCCGGTAAAGACCTCACCCACAAAGAATGGCTGACTGAGGAAGCGCTGGAGCTTACGAGCACGAGCCACGATTAGCTTGTCCTCTTCGCTGAGCTCTTCCATACCAAGAATCGCAATGATGTCTTGCAGGTCCTTGTAACGCTGGAGCACCTGCTGTACGCCACGAGCGACGTTGTAGTGCTCGTCACCCACAATCTGGGGGTCGAGCATGGTTGAGGTTGAATCAAGCGGGTCTACGGCCGGGTAGATGGCCAGCTGGGCCAGTTCACGGGTCAGTACAATGGTTGAATCAAGGTGGTTAAAGGTAGTCGCCGGAGCAGGGTCGGTCAGGTCGTCGGCTGGCACGTACACCGCCTGAACACTGGTGATCGAACCGGTGGTGGTACTGGTAATGCGCTCCTGTAACTGCCCCATCTCTTGGGCGAGGTTTGGCTGATAGCCTACCGCGCTTGGCAACCGACCGAGGAGGGCTGAAACCTCAGCACCGGCCTGAGTAAAGCGGAAGATGTTGTCGACAAACAGCAGCACATCTTGGCCGTCATCACGGAAGGACTCGGCCAGAGTTAGGCCGGACAAACCAACACGCAAGCGGGCTCCAGGCGGCTCGTTCATCTGGCCAAACACCAAGGCGGTCTTATCTAGAACGCCTGAGTCCTTCATTTCGTGGTAAAGGTCGTTGCCCTCACGGGTACGCTCACCAACACCGGCAAACACCGACTTACCACCGTGCTCGGCAGCGATATTGCGGATGAGCTCCTGGATAATCACGGTTTTACCGACACCAGCACCACCAAACAAGCCAACCTTACCGCCACGGGCCACCGGAGCGATTAAATCAACCACCTTAATACCGGTCTCGAACACCTCGGCCTGTGTGCTCTGGTCAACCAG
This window of the Patescibacteria group bacterium genome carries:
- the atpD gene encoding F0F1 ATP synthase subunit beta, whose protein sequence is MKQTKPTTSTGQIIQIMGVVIDVEFKDGLPQLLDALEVDNGGERLVLEVAQHLDGRTVRAIALGSTDGLARGDNVTATGAPISIPVGEQTLGRMFNVVGEPIDGKAATSFKQHAPIHRAAPALVDQSTQAEVFETGIKVVDLIAPVARGGKVGLFGGAGVGKTVIIQELIRNIAAEHGGKSVFAGVGERTREGNDLYHEMKDSGVLDKTALVFGQMNEPPGARLRVGLSGLTLAESFRDDGQDVLLFVDNIFRFTQAGAEVSALLGRLPSAVGYQPNLAQEMGQLQERITSTTTGSITSVQAVYVPADDLTDPAPATTFNHLDSTIVLTRELAQLAIYPAVDPLDSTSTMLDPQIVGDEHYNVARGVQQVLQRYKDLQDIIAILGMEELSEEDKLIVARARKLQRFLSQPFFVGEVFTGIPGSYVSRADTIRGCKEIIEGKHDDIAEGTFYMKGTIDDVVAAHQKESKED
- the atpC gene encoding ATP synthase F1 subunit epsilon, producing MLARLISPEGVLLDSEVYELVVPTVEGDVSIMPGHTSLVISLRPGVVHVTARKDSDEHDHFAVGGGLLRVDGDTVEVSAETAEHVDSIDEHRAHQALAEAKAALETHKEESDIRATHHLVERNLARLHAVKLRHHRRR